DNA from Bacteroidota bacterium:
CTTCCAGCCACTTTACCCAGTCTGCAAGTCCGGCACCCGACCGGGCCGAAACGGCAAACACCGTCAGATCCGGATTGATGGAAAGAGCATTGGCTTTCACATCGGCCACTTTACAATCGACATACGGCTCCAGATCAGATTTATTGATCAGCAGGACCGTGGCATTGCGGAACATTTTCGGGTATTTCAGTGGCTTATCTGCACCTTCGGTGATGGAAAGAACCACCACCTTCAGGTCCTCACCCAGATCATAGCCGGAGGGACAAACCAGATTTCCCACATTTTCAATAATCAGCAGATCGGCCGGTTCATCGGGCAGTTGGCGAAAAGAATCCTGAACCAGTTGCGCTTCCAGATGACAGGCTCCGTTGGTTACAATCTGCACCACCGGAACGCCCAGTGCCGACACCCGCTGCGCATCCAGATCGGTCTGAATATCTCCTTCAATCACCTGCACCCGTAGTTCCGGATTCAGCAGACCGAGCGTTTTTTCGATAAGGGTCGTCTTACCCGAGCCCGGCGAACTGAGCATGTTGATGGTAAACAGGCCGCGCTTGCCGAACAATTCGCGGTTCGCTGCAGCCACTTCGTCGTTTTTCGCCAACACTTTCCGTTCCACGGTGATGACAGGCATGGTTTCCTCCAGGATTTCAGTTCAATTTACACCGAATCCGATCAGTGGTCCAACCGGACCACACAGACTTAATTGAATTGTAATCAGTCCAATTGGTAACAAATCGTAACAAACGCAAACCGGTCGCCCAAACCGGAACGCAAACCAACGGGCTTTCTGTTTTAGCATCCACATGACAACACTACTTTTTTTTCTGCTCGCCGGAACCCTCGAAACCGGCACCCTCGCCACTTCTGGCATTAACGGCTATGTACGGGATGGTTCCACCGGCGAACCGCTCATCAGCGCCAATGTCTTCATTCCCGCCCTGTCGCGCGGGGCCGTCACCAATCAGCGCGGATTTTTCACCCTGGCCGGACTTCCGGCCGGCGTGCATAAACTCAGGGTCAGCTACCTGGGCTATCAGACTCTGGAGAAACCGGTCGAGGTGACCGATGGGAAAATGTCGCGCGTGACCATTGAACTGAAACCGGCCGATGTGGTGACCGGTGAAATCCTGGTCGAGGATGAAGGCGGTCCTGCTTTTGAAAACACGGTATCCACCATCAGTCTGTCGGCCGCCAGTCTGCAGCGTCTGCCCAGCATCGGTGAGCCCGACATCCTTCGCACACTCAAACTGATTCCCGGTGTGCAGTCGGTGAATGAAATCAGTTCCGGCCTTTACATCCGGGGCGGATCACCCGATCAGAATCTCATTCTGCTCGATGGGGTGACCGTCTACAATCCATCTCACCTGTTCGGATTTTTCAGCACGTTTAATCCCGATGCAGTCAAGGATGTGAAACTGATGAAAGGCGGATTTCCGGTGGAATATGGTGGCCGGCTGGCCGCCGTGCTCGATGTCACCAACAAGGATGGTAACCGGAATAAAACCGATGTGTCGGGTGGTATTGGTCTGATCAGTTCACGCCTTCAGGCCGAAGGACCGTGGAAATACGGATCCTACATGATATCCGGCCGGCGCACCTACCTCGATCTGTTCACCTCTTTGGTGGACTCGGATGAAATTCCCGATTATTATTTCTACGATTTTAACTTCAAAATGACGGTCGATGCCATTGAGGATAACCGTCTGGCACTATCGGTCTACACCGGTGATGATATTCTGGCATATAACAATCTGCCCGATTCGGGTCCGCGCCAGAAACTGAATCTGGATTGGGGAAACCGGATTGCCGCCCTGGAATGGACCCGCATTTTATCGGATGACTGGTTCATCACCACCATTGGTTCCTACAGCCGGTTTTACAATGAAACCCGCGCCGAACTGGGCAATGGCTTCGACATCCGGTTTGTGAATCAGATCGAAGACTGGACCGTGAAATCCACCGCGGAATATGCACCTTCACCCGACCACCGGATGAAAGTGGGCGCCTCCTTCAGCCGGTTCCGGTTTTCTTACAATAACCGGATCGGCGATACCGGTTTTCAGAATAACATTGTGGAAGAACCGTGGTTACTCTCGGCCTTCATTCAGGATGACTGGCGCCCCGATGCCCTGCTGACCCTGACTCCCGGTGTGCGTTATACCTTTTATGCTCCCGGCAAACGCCATCTTGTTGAACCACGGTTGCAGGCCCGGTATCAGCAGACCGAAAACCTGGCCTTTACCGCCTCGGCCGGACATTACATTCAATACACCACCGTCAACGTGAACGATGTGGCTTCCTTTGCCGATCTCTGGTTCCCCATCGATGAAACGATACGTCCGCAAACGGCCCAACAGTACATTGCCGGCATGGATTACCGCTTTGGGGGTCAGTATCTGCTCAACATCGAGACCTATGTGAAACCCATGCAGAACATCACCGAATTCCGCCGGGAAAATGAACTGAATGAGCGCGATCTGAACAAGGTGTTTTTTATCGGAAAAGGACTGTCGCGTGGGTTCGAAGTCTTTATGCAGAAACAGCGGGAAGCACTCACTGGCTGGATCGGCTACACCTGGTCGGAAACCGAACGTCAATTCGATGAAATCAACAACGGAGACTGGTACCCGGCCAAGTGGGATTTTACGCATAACATCGTGGTGACCGCAACTTACGATCTCGGCAACCGCTGGTCACTTGGCGGCAATTTCGTGTACACCACCGGTTCCACTTACACCGTTCCCACCGGGTATTATGAACTGGGACCCCCGGGTGAAACCCGCAAATACCTGCGCGCCGGACCGAAAAACGCCTACCGGCTCGAGCCGTACCACCGCATGGATCTGTCGGCAGCCCGCACCTGGGAAGCGTGGGGAGCCGCCTGGAGGCTTTCGTTTAACATTTACAACGTGTACAACCACCGGAATGTCTGGTTCCGCGATTACGAGTTTTCCGAACCGGGAACACCGCCCGCCGTCACCGATGTGCGTCTGATTCCCATTCTGCCAACGGTTGAAATTTCCTTTAAATTCTGATTTTTTCTGATTGAACAGACCTATGAAACGACACCTGATTATTTCTGCACTCATGGCTTTGCCGCTGTTTACCGCCTGCGAAGCACCCACCGATCCCGATCTGTATAAGCCCGAGGTCGTGGTCAAGGCATTTCTTCCTGTCGGGGAGGGAATTGATTCGGTCTACATTTCACAGGTGCTTCCGCTGACGGCCGGATACACCTTTGAGCAGGCCGCCCTTTCCGGTGTGATTGTTCGTGTCACCGATCAGGATGGAAATTCCACCCAACTCACCGAATACGCGGGTAAAAGGGGGATTTATGGCGATCTATCCTATGTGATCAAACCGAAAACCACTTACTCGCTCTACGTGGAGGCAGCAGGATTTCCGGTCATCACCGCCACCACCACCACACCCGGCGCCCTCAATCCGCTG
Protein-coding regions in this window:
- the hypB gene encoding hydrogenase nickel incorporation protein HypB is translated as MPVITVERKVLAKNDEVAAANRELFGKRGLFTINMLSSPGSGKTTLIEKTLGLLNPELRVQVIEGDIQTDLDAQRVSALGVPVVQIVTNGACHLEAQLVQDSFRQLPDEPADLLIIENVGNLVCPSGYDLGEDLKVVVLSITEGADKPLKYPKMFRNATVLLINKSDLEPYVDCKVADVKANALSINPDLTVFAVSARSGAGLADWVKWLEGKAGRR
- a CDS encoding TonB-dependent receptor; the encoded protein is MTTLLFFLLAGTLETGTLATSGINGYVRDGSTGEPLISANVFIPALSRGAVTNQRGFFTLAGLPAGVHKLRVSYLGYQTLEKPVEVTDGKMSRVTIELKPADVVTGEILVEDEGGPAFENTVSTISLSAASLQRLPSIGEPDILRTLKLIPGVQSVNEISSGLYIRGGSPDQNLILLDGVTVYNPSHLFGFFSTFNPDAVKDVKLMKGGFPVEYGGRLAAVLDVTNKDGNRNKTDVSGGIGLISSRLQAEGPWKYGSYMISGRRTYLDLFTSLVDSDEIPDYYFYDFNFKMTVDAIEDNRLALSVYTGDDILAYNNLPDSGPRQKLNLDWGNRIAALEWTRILSDDWFITTIGSYSRFYNETRAELGNGFDIRFVNQIEDWTVKSTAEYAPSPDHRMKVGASFSRFRFSYNNRIGDTGFQNNIVEEPWLLSAFIQDDWRPDALLTLTPGVRYTFYAPGKRHLVEPRLQARYQQTENLAFTASAGHYIQYTTVNVNDVASFADLWFPIDETIRPQTAQQYIAGMDYRFGGQYLLNIETYVKPMQNITEFRRENELNERDLNKVFFIGKGLSRGFEVFMQKQREALTGWIGYTWSETERQFDEINNGDWYPAKWDFTHNIVVTATYDLGNRWSLGGNFVYTTGSTYTVPTGYYELGPPGETRKYLRAGPKNAYRLEPYHRMDLSAARTWEAWGAAWRLSFNIYNVYNHRNVWFRDYEFSEPGTPPAVTDVRLIPILPTVEISFKF